From the genome of Scytonema hofmannii PCC 7110, one region includes:
- a CDS encoding hemolysin family protein: MSGFPNLSWTDVGLRLLSVLLLIAINAFFVTAEFSMVTLRRSRIRQLVESGDIQAIAVEGLQRSIDRLLSTTQLGITLSSLALGWIGESTIVTPIKLWLLSLPLPDGMSRIVAHSLSIPTAFVLIAYLQIVLGELCPKSIAMLYSEQLAKFLGPSIRAIVRFFSPFIWILNQSTRWLLRLFGIQYTGQSWRSPVTSEELQLIISTERESTGLQEEEREWLNNVFEFGEVTVQTVMIPRTSIIALPKNATFITFLQRMIATGHSCYPVAGESLDDIRGLVYFKDLIKPLTVGKLTLETQIQPWLRPARFVPEYTPLSELLPVMQQEKPAMAIVVNEFGGTVGLLTIHDVIAQIIGEPDESENTSDLLIKIVDEQTFLVQAQINLEDLNEVLHFHLPANREYQTLAGFLLYQLQKIPILGETFLYDNLEFTVVSVTGPRLHQVQIRRVE, from the coding sequence GTGAGTGGTTTTCCGAATTTAAGTTGGACAGATGTAGGGCTGCGGTTGTTGTCAGTACTGCTGCTAATTGCTATCAATGCATTCTTTGTAACAGCCGAGTTTTCAATGGTGACATTGCGGCGATCGCGTATCCGTCAACTAGTTGAGTCTGGGGATATACAAGCGATCGCTGTTGAGGGTTTGCAACGCAGCATTGACCGATTGTTATCTACAACGCAATTGGGCATAACCCTTTCGAGTTTGGCGCTTGGGTGGATTGGGGAAAGTACGATTGTCACTCCGATTAAGTTGTGGCTGCTATCTTTGCCCTTACCTGATGGTATGAGTCGCATTGTTGCCCATTCTTTATCAATCCCAACGGCTTTTGTTCTCATAGCCTACTTACAAATAGTTTTGGGGGAACTTTGCCCCAAATCAATAGCCATGCTCTATTCAGAACAGCTAGCCAAGTTTTTAGGACCATCTATTAGAGCAATTGTGAGGTTCTTTAGCCCCTTTATTTGGATACTCAATCAATCAACTCGGTGGTTATTGAGATTATTTGGTATTCAATACACAGGACAAAGCTGGCGATCCCCCGTTACATCCGAAGAACTGCAACTGATCATTTCTACTGAACGAGAATCCACGGGTTTGCAGGAGGAAGAGAGGGAATGGTTGAACAACGTCTTTGAATTTGGGGAGGTGACCGTACAAACAGTGATGATTCCCCGTACTAGCATTATAGCGCTACCTAAAAATGCTACATTCATTACTTTTTTGCAAAGAATGATAGCCACTGGTCACTCTTGCTACCCAGTGGCTGGAGAATCTTTGGATGATATTCGCGGTCTTGTCTACTTCAAAGACTTGATAAAACCCTTAACTGTAGGAAAACTGACTTTAGAAACGCAAATTCAACCTTGGTTACGACCCGCAAGATTTGTACCAGAATACACCCCCTTAAGTGAACTCTTGCCAGTAATGCAACAGGAAAAACCAGCGATGGCGATCGTAGTGAATGAATTTGGTGGTACCGTGGGACTGCTCACCATTCATGATGTCATAGCCCAGATTATTGGCGAACCGGACGAATCAGAAAATACCAGTGACTTGCTCATCAAAATTGTCGATGAACAAACATTTCTAGTCCAGGCACAAATCAATCTAGAAGACCTCAATGAGGTCTTGCATTTTCATTTGCCCGCGAACAGAGAATATCAAACTTTAGCAGGTTTTTTGCTTTACCAATTGCAAAAAATTCCGATTCTTGGCGAAACCTTTCTCTATGACAATCTTGAATTTACGGTAGTCTCAGTTACCGGACCTCGCCTGCATCAAGTACAGATACGGCGGGTAGAGTAA
- the pyrE gene encoding orotate phosphoribosyltransferase yields MTYQAETLTQSSIWATTTDLAILRQQLLNLFCQLAYQEGDFVLSSGQQSSYYINGKQVTLHPHGALAIGRILLSLLPIDTQAVAGLTLGADPIVSAVSVVSAYENRPIPALIVRKEAKGHGTRAYIEGPNLPEGAKVVVLEDVVTTGKSAMKAVERLQAAGYAVNRVISLVDRKQGGAEFYQSVGLQFEAVFSIEDIQQRYRELVSG; encoded by the coding sequence ATGACTTATCAAGCCGAAACCCTTACCCAGTCATCTATCTGGGCTACTACTACTGATTTGGCAATCCTACGCCAACAGTTGCTCAATTTGTTCTGTCAACTGGCATATCAGGAGGGTGACTTTGTTCTGAGTTCCGGACAACAAAGTTCTTACTACATCAATGGCAAACAAGTTACGCTGCATCCTCATGGTGCATTGGCAATTGGTCGTATCCTTCTATCGCTTCTACCAATAGATACGCAAGCAGTTGCAGGTTTAACATTGGGGGCAGATCCAATTGTAAGTGCAGTGAGTGTTGTTTCTGCCTATGAAAATAGACCAATTCCAGCGCTCATAGTTCGCAAAGAAGCAAAAGGACACGGAACGAGAGCGTATATTGAGGGTCCCAATTTACCAGAAGGTGCCAAAGTCGTCGTTTTAGAAGATGTTGTAACCACAGGAAAATCTGCCATGAAAGCCGTCGAACGGCTTCAAGCGGCAGGTTATGCTGTTAATCGCGTGATTTCGTTGGTCGATCGCAAACAAGGTGGAGCAGAATTTTATCAATCTGTAGGGCTGCAATTTGAAGCCGTATTCTCAATTGAGGATATTCAACAGAGGTATCGGGAATTGGTTAGTGGTTAG
- a CDS encoding DedA family protein yields the protein MTDWIKEIIESLGYWGIALLMFLENLFPPIPSELIMPLAGYTSNLPGAKLNVLGVFFAGLVGSVAGGLVWYYPGKFLGEQRLFALADKYGKWLSVSSKDIVKAKVWFNRQGTKAVLIGRLVPGVRTLISVPAGISNMPLLPFIIYSTLGSAAWVGLLTYSGYALGSQYELVDKYLAPVSKIVLAVLIVAFIAWVVKRRQKHRRR from the coding sequence ATGACGGATTGGATAAAAGAGATTATCGAATCTCTAGGCTATTGGGGAATCGCCCTGCTGATGTTTCTTGAAAACTTATTTCCTCCTATTCCCTCGGAACTGATTATGCCCTTGGCAGGATACACATCCAATCTGCCAGGGGCTAAGCTTAATGTCCTTGGTGTATTTTTTGCAGGGCTGGTCGGTTCTGTGGCGGGGGGGCTGGTGTGGTATTATCCGGGGAAATTTCTGGGGGAACAGCGCTTATTTGCCCTAGCAGACAAATACGGGAAATGGTTGAGTGTATCGAGCAAAGATATTGTTAAAGCTAAAGTTTGGTTTAATAGGCAAGGTACAAAAGCTGTTTTGATTGGTCGCCTCGTACCAGGAGTTCGGACACTGATTTCCGTTCCCGCTGGTATTAGCAATATGCCCTTGCTACCTTTCATAATTTACTCTACATTAGGTAGCGCTGCCTGGGTAGGTTTGCTAACATACTCAGGATATGCGTTGGGGAGCCAGTATGAACTTGTGGACAAGTACCTAGCTCCTGTATCTAAAATTGTTCTTGCGGTTCTCATCGTGGCATTTATTGCCTGGGTAGTGAAACGTAGGCAAAAACACAGGAGACGGTAA
- a CDS encoding Gfo/Idh/MocA family oxidoreductase, translating into MLPGEHNGQAQRNYPRSVRIGVIGVGNMGQHHARILSSMKDVELVGVADINVERGLETASKYKARFFEDYCDLLPLVDAVCIAVPTRLHYAVGINCLLAGIHVLIEKPIAASISEAESLVNAAAETGCILQVGHIERFSPAFLELSKVLKTEEVLALEAHRMSPYSTRANDVSVVLDLMIHDIDLLLELASSPVVKLTASGNRTLDSGYLDYVTANLGFANGIVATLTASKVTHCKIRRIVAHCKNSFTEADFLKNEILIHRQTPANAMNDYRQVLYRQDGVIEKVYTSNTDKLGAELEHFVNCVRGGNQPSVGGEQALKALRLASLIEQMALEERVWNPLDWQSESRVQSLTPIV; encoded by the coding sequence ATGTTGCCAGGAGAACACAATGGTCAAGCACAGCGCAACTACCCACGTTCGGTCCGCATAGGCGTGATCGGTGTGGGCAATATGGGACAGCATCACGCCCGTATACTGAGTTCGATGAAAGATGTTGAACTGGTGGGTGTGGCTGATATTAACGTAGAACGAGGCTTAGAAACTGCTAGTAAATACAAAGCACGTTTTTTTGAAGATTACTGCGACTTACTACCTCTTGTGGATGCAGTTTGTATTGCTGTTCCTACCCGATTGCATTACGCCGTAGGCATCAATTGCTTGTTAGCAGGAATTCACGTACTGATCGAAAAACCAATAGCAGCCAGCATATCTGAAGCAGAATCTTTAGTCAACGCCGCAGCTGAGACTGGGTGCATTCTTCAGGTGGGACATATTGAACGATTCAGCCCAGCATTTTTAGAATTGAGTAAGGTGCTGAAAACCGAGGAAGTATTAGCGCTAGAAGCTCATCGCATGAGTCCTTACTCAACTCGGGCAAATGATGTTTCCGTTGTTTTGGATTTGATGATCCATGATATAGACCTACTTCTGGAATTAGCTTCTTCCCCAGTTGTTAAGTTAACAGCGAGCGGTAATCGTACCTTAGATTCTGGTTATCTGGATTATGTCACTGCCAATTTAGGTTTTGCCAATGGTATCGTTGCTACCTTGACAGCAAGTAAAGTGACTCATTGCAAAATCCGCCGCATTGTCGCCCATTGTAAAAACTCATTTACAGAGGCAGATTTTCTTAAAAATGAAATTTTGATCCACAGGCAAACCCCTGCCAACGCAATGAATGATTATCGACAAGTGCTGTACAGGCAAGATGGTGTAATTGAAAAAGTTTACACAAGCAATACTGATAAGCTGGGGGCAGAATTAGAACATTTCGTCAATTGCGTGCGTGGTGGCAATCAACCCTCTGTTGGAGGAGAACAAGCGCTCAAAGCCTTGCGATTAGCAAGCTTAATTGAGCAAATGGCTCTAGAAGAGCGGGTTTGGAATCCGTTGGATTGGCAATCTGAATCAAGGGTACAATCACTGACTCCTATAGTATAG
- a CDS encoding tetratricopeptide repeat protein: MNIDWTTLLKSQQTNFINRLHDGIENLLTYEKAGIYGEMKTIAGKELDEIRTFCWQMVAKFRALNNFPQTIFVNHMKGKIGEKIVEKCLGDLVSRVRYDVIVETGDGKIDLTSDTNHNIGIQVKTRYASVNEVEWWISNEELEINQAIVCVLINKESKPDERFDEFKLEYTPIMAGFLPTNIIINMIGNNTLETESKNGESFVKIPINKLFHGSGLQNYLVSLTNDARTFVNLGDNYAKNNNFEQAIENYTKAINLDTDCAEAYRKRGIAYWRLKEKQKSIDNLVEATQKYLAQDNVTSAQEVLELLKNIQIGDNYSSASSNFIWKCIQTFDNSAPILTLAGSKDSQIFVGGSTDGIIKVWNQQTGELIHTISAHTNKINSVVISSDNEMIVSGSADRTMKVWNLKTGELIRKLPHPPNIVYGVSVSPDCKIIANGSSNDKVYLWNLQSDEELNRFSEHKGHVYSVAFSSDGKTLASCSSDRTIIIRRINSDEYFQTTAGEYWIRNIVISPDGLFLASSSDDGKIEIWDIDNNQLKSRCPLKETVGISQTNGTNRNSASPAIAISPDGKFLAGCGQEKNIHLWNLSTGELVHTLSEHLGKVTSITFIGSDSRTIATASDDNKIKIWHLT; encoded by the coding sequence ATGAATATTGATTGGACAACTTTGTTAAAATCTCAACAAACAAATTTTATAAATAGACTTCATGATGGAATAGAAAATTTACTGACATACGAAAAAGCAGGAATCTATGGTGAGATGAAGACAATAGCTGGCAAAGAGTTAGACGAGATTCGAACGTTTTGCTGGCAAATGGTTGCTAAATTTAGAGCTTTGAATAATTTTCCTCAAACAATATTTGTCAACCATATGAAGGGAAAGATAGGTGAAAAAATTGTAGAAAAGTGTTTAGGAGATTTAGTCAGTCGTGTTAGATATGACGTAATAGTAGAGACTGGTGATGGCAAGATAGATCTTACTTCAGATACTAATCACAACATTGGTATACAAGTTAAAACTCGCTATGCTAGTGTTAATGAAGTTGAATGGTGGATTAGTAACGAGGAATTAGAAATCAATCAAGCTATTGTATGTGTTTTAATTAATAAAGAATCTAAACCAGATGAACGCTTTGATGAGTTTAAATTGGAGTACACTCCAATTATGGCAGGTTTTTTACCTACAAATATAATAATAAATATGATTGGTAACAATACTCTTGAAACAGAAAGTAAAAATGGAGAATCTTTCGTTAAAATACCTATAAATAAATTATTTCATGGAAGTGGCTTACAAAATTATTTAGTATCTTTAACAAATGATGCAAGAACATTTGTGAATTTAGGTGACAATTATGCCAAAAATAATAATTTTGAACAAGCTATTGAAAACTATACTAAGGCTATTAATCTTGATACTGATTGTGCGGAGGCTTATCGGAAAAGAGGTATTGCTTATTGGAGATTAAAAGAAAAACAAAAATCAATTGACAATTTAGTGGAAGCTACTCAAAAATATTTAGCACAAGATAATGTTACTTCTGCACAAGAAGTACTTGAACTACTGAAAAATATTCAAATTGGAGACAATTATTCTTCTGCATCTTCTAATTTTATATGGAAATGTATACAGACTTTTGATAATTCTGCTCCAATTCTAACTCTTGCTGGTAGCAAAGATAGTCAAATTTTTGTAGGCGGTAGTACTGATGGCATTATCAAAGTATGGAATCAGCAAACAGGAGAACTCATACACACAATCTCTGCTCATACAAACAAAATAAACTCTGTTGTTATTAGCTCCGATAATGAAATGATTGTAAGCGGTAGCGCTGATAGAACCATGAAGGTATGGAATTTAAAAACAGGAGAACTCATACGCAAACTTCCTCATCCTCCAAACATAGTTTATGGAGTTTCTGTCAGTCCCGATTGTAAAATCATAGCTAACGGTAGTAGTAACGATAAAGTTTATCTATGGAATTTACAGAGTGATGAAGAACTGAATAGGTTTTCTGAACATAAAGGTCATGTTTACTCGGTTGCCTTTAGTTCTGATGGGAAAACTCTTGCTAGTTGCAGTAGCGATAGAACAATTATCATCCGAAGAATAAATAGTGATGAATATTTCCAAACTACTGCTGGTGAATATTGGATTCGGAATATTGTAATTAGCCCTGATGGACTCTTTTTAGCTAGTAGCAGCGATGATGGAAAAATTGAGATTTGGGATATAGATAACAATCAATTAAAATCCCGGTGTCCCTTAAAAGAAACTGTTGGCATTTCTCAGACAAATGGTACGAATCGTAACAGCGCTAGCCCAGCTATCGCTATTAGTCCAGATGGAAAGTTTCTCGCTGGTTGCGGTCAAGAAAAGAATATCCATTTATGGAACCTGAGTACAGGAGAACTCGTACATACTCTTTCTGAGCATTTAGGCAAAGTGACTTCTATTACCTTTATTGGTTCTGATAGTCGGACTATTGCTACTGCTAGTGATGACAACAAAATTAAAATTTGGCACTTAACTTAG
- a CDS encoding serine/threonine phosphatase has protein sequence MLICPQCNFENPNTNRFCQNCGDSLTHRVCPECSADVALDAQYCDNCGAECGTILWAIVTKEKTEDWELGTVGQEDKEVRGEEDIEDPPPSPSPPLSPSLLPARSYLDGQQRYQILEPSLVLEDIPFNTEVGVRVLDCQPYQRTLLEVILLNDEQGVGTSSLGTGEIPSLASPYIVLQPLCHLGIPPIHDTWQHDGLQVILVEDRSHWQSLLDVWHEETISSLQIVNFFYQMTQLWPVLEKVNCRQSLLKLSNLRLDEDQSLALQQLYIEPVHEYITEVPSEDEIASTGDVKAQPFSVQTLGRMWQALFRESQRTQFGSILHLLGDLELGKVQSLEQLQSRLEAISSELQGLSSTSSSSPTPELPQNTDSRTILQLEEEEDTDSKVDDMPTVVLPMQLMSLDYAGLTDVGRQRDHNEDYFGIETEIYKLELPNNRTLQARGLYVLCDGMGGHAGGEVASALAVSTLRQYFQTHWASNQMPPEGDIRQAVRQANKAIYDVNQKDFRSGVGRMGTTLVMVLVYDTQVAVAHVGDSRLYRVTRKGGLEQITVDHEVGQREISRGVEPSVAYARPDAYQLTQALGPRDDNYIIPDVKFLEINEDTLFILASDGLSDNNLLTLHWQTHLHPLLSSGANLEHGVKALIDLANNYNGHDNITAVVIRAKVRPNMEQQ, from the coding sequence ATGCTGATATGCCCTCAGTGTAACTTTGAGAACCCCAATACCAACAGATTTTGCCAAAATTGTGGCGATTCACTAACTCATCGGGTCTGTCCGGAGTGTAGTGCTGATGTTGCTTTGGATGCACAATACTGCGATAATTGCGGTGCCGAATGCGGAACAATTTTGTGGGCGATTGTTACTAAAGAAAAAACGGAGGATTGGGAACTGGGGACTGTAGGACAAGAGGACAAGGAGGTAAGGGGAGAAGAGGACATAGAAGATCCTCCCCCCTCTCCTTCTCCCCCTCTCTCCCCTTCTCTTCTCCCCGCCCGGTCTTATTTAGATGGTCAGCAGCGATATCAAATCTTAGAACCATCGCTCGTTCTGGAAGATATCCCCTTTAATACAGAAGTTGGTGTGAGAGTTTTAGATTGCCAACCTTACCAAAGGACTCTTCTGGAGGTGATACTGCTGAATGACGAACAGGGAGTGGGAACCTCATCCCTTGGGACTGGTGAAATTCCCAGCCTTGCTAGCCCTTATATCGTCTTACAACCTTTGTGTCATTTGGGTATACCGCCGATTCACGATACTTGGCAGCATGATGGCTTGCAGGTGATACTAGTTGAGGATCGATCGCATTGGCAGTCTTTACTTGATGTCTGGCATGAAGAAACAATAAGTTCATTGCAGATTGTAAACTTTTTTTACCAAATGACTCAACTTTGGCCAGTGTTAGAAAAAGTCAACTGCCGTCAAAGTCTTTTGAAATTGTCTAATTTGCGATTGGATGAAGATCAATCGCTGGCGCTACAGCAATTGTATATTGAACCAGTCCATGAATATATTACAGAGGTGCCATCAGAAGATGAAATAGCTTCAACAGGCGATGTGAAAGCACAACCGTTCTCAGTGCAAACTCTAGGGCGGATGTGGCAAGCTTTGTTTAGGGAATCTCAACGCACTCAGTTTGGTTCTATTTTGCATTTATTAGGAGATTTGGAACTGGGTAAAGTTCAGTCTCTAGAACAGTTACAATCGCGATTAGAAGCGATCTCTTCCGAATTGCAAGGTCTTTCTTCTACAAGTTCTTCTTCACCTACCCCTGAATTACCACAAAATACCGATTCACGGACTATCTTGCAATTGGAAGAGGAAGAAGACACTGACTCAAAAGTTGATGATATGCCAACAGTTGTTCTACCCATGCAATTAATGAGCTTGGATTATGCGGGGTTGACGGATGTCGGGCGTCAACGCGACCATAACGAAGATTACTTTGGCATCGAAACAGAGATTTATAAATTGGAGTTGCCAAATAACCGGACTTTACAAGCACGAGGTTTGTATGTTCTCTGTGATGGAATGGGGGGACATGCAGGCGGTGAGGTGGCTAGTGCTTTGGCTGTCAGCACCTTACGGCAATACTTTCAAACTCACTGGGCTTCTAACCAAATGCCACCAGAAGGTGATATTCGTCAAGCAGTGCGACAAGCGAACAAGGCGATTTACGATGTCAATCAAAAAGACTTCCGTTCTGGCGTTGGGCGCATGGGTACGACCCTAGTGATGGTGCTTGTTTATGATACTCAAGTGGCTGTCGCTCATGTGGGAGATAGCCGTCTCTATCGTGTAACTCGCAAAGGAGGATTGGAACAAATAACGGTAGACCATGAAGTGGGTCAACGGGAAATTTCTAGAGGAGTTGAGCCTAGCGTGGCTTATGCTCGCCCTGATGCTTATCAACTCACCCAAGCTCTGGGTCCTAGAGATGATAATTATATTATTCCTGATGTGAAGTTTTTAGAAATAAATGAGGATACCCTATTTATTCTGGCTTCCGATGGTTTGTCGGATAATAATTTACTCACATTACACTGGCAAACTCACTTACACCCTTTGCTCAGTTCTGGTGCCAATTTAGAACACGGTGTCAAAGCTCTGATCGATCTGGCAAACAATTACAATGGACATGATAATATCACTGCTGTTGTTATCCGGGCAAAGGTTCGACCAAATATGGAGCAACAGTAG
- the thiC gene encoding phosphomethylpyrimidine synthase, whose protein sequence is MRTEWVAKRHGHSNVTQMHYARQGVITEEMHYVAQRENLPVDLIKDEVARGRMIIPANVNHTNLEPMCIGIASKCKVNANIGASPNSSNIEEELSKLHLSVKYGADTVMDLSTGGGNLDEIRTAIINASPVPIGTVPVYQALESVHGKIENLTPDDFLHVIEKHAQQGVDYMTIHAGILIEHLPLVKNRITGIVSRGGGILARWMLHHHKQNPLYTHYQHIIEIFKKYDVSFSLGDSLRPGCLHDASDEAQLAELKTLGQLTRKAWEHDVQVMVEGPGHVPMDQIEFNVKKQMEECSEAPFYVLGPLVTDIAPGYDHITSAIGAAMAGWYGTAMLCYVTPKEHLGLPNAEDVRNGLIAYKIAAHAADIARHRHGARDRDDQLSHARYNFDWNRQFELSLDPDRAKEYHDETLPADIYKTAEFCSMCGPKFCPMQTKVDADALTELEKFLAKDKAVVSG, encoded by the coding sequence ATGCGGACAGAATGGGTTGCCAAGCGGCATGGGCATAGCAATGTGACACAAATGCACTATGCCCGTCAGGGTGTCATCACCGAAGAGATGCACTACGTTGCTCAACGGGAAAATCTTCCCGTCGATCTCATTAAAGACGAAGTGGCACGGGGACGCATGATTATTCCAGCTAACGTTAACCACACAAATTTGGAGCCAATGTGTATTGGCATTGCTTCCAAATGTAAAGTGAATGCTAACATTGGCGCGTCTCCTAACTCTTCCAATATTGAAGAAGAGCTATCGAAGTTGCATCTGTCTGTGAAGTATGGTGCTGATACTGTCATGGATTTATCCACTGGTGGCGGTAATTTGGACGAAATTCGCACTGCCATTATTAACGCTTCACCAGTACCAATTGGAACTGTACCAGTGTATCAGGCGTTGGAAAGTGTCCATGGTAAAATAGAGAACTTAACACCAGACGACTTTCTCCACGTCATAGAAAAACACGCCCAGCAGGGAGTCGATTACATGACTATCCACGCCGGGATTTTAATTGAGCATCTGCCTTTGGTAAAAAATCGCATCACGGGTATAGTATCTCGCGGTGGTGGTATTTTGGCGAGGTGGATGCTGCACCATCACAAGCAAAACCCGCTTTACACCCATTACCAACACATCATTGAAATTTTTAAGAAATACGATGTGTCATTTAGCTTAGGTGACTCACTGCGTCCTGGTTGTCTCCATGATGCTTCTGATGAAGCACAACTAGCAGAACTAAAAACCCTAGGACAATTGACTCGCAAAGCTTGGGAACATGACGTACAAGTCATGGTAGAAGGTCCGGGACACGTTCCCATGGATCAGATTGAGTTTAATGTCAAGAAGCAAATGGAAGAGTGTTCTGAAGCACCCTTCTACGTATTGGGACCATTGGTAACCGATATTGCCCCCGGTTACGACCACATTACTTCCGCCATTGGGGCTGCAATGGCTGGTTGGTACGGAACAGCTATGCTATGCTATGTTACACCAAAAGAACACTTAGGTTTGCCCAATGCTGAAGATGTACGCAACGGTTTGATTGCCTATAAAATAGCAGCTCATGCAGCTGATATTGCCAGACACCGCCACGGAGCGAGAGACAGGGACGACCAATTGTCCCATGCTCGTTATAATTTTGACTGGAACCGTCAGTTTGAATTATCTCTCGATCCTGACAGAGCCAAAGAATATCATGACGAGACTTTACCAGCCGACATCTACAAAACGGCTGAGTTCTGCTCGATGTGCGGTCCCAAGTTCTGTCCCATGCAAACCAAAGTTGATGCTGATGCACTCACAGAACTTGAGAAGTTTTTGGCAAAGGATAAGGCTGTGGTTAGTGGTTAG
- the queC gene encoding 7-cyano-7-deazaguanine synthase QueC yields the protein MKAVILLSGGLDSSTVLYQAMADGCECYALSFNYRQRHQRELLSASAITTRVGVVQHQVVTFDLSQWGGSALTDSSIDLPQKRSLLEMSQNIPITYVPARNTIFLSFALAYAETIAAERVYIGVNALDYSGYPDCRPDYLQAMQEVFCLGTKQGRLGHPINIVAPLIELKKTEIIQLGNQLGVPWELTWSCYAGGEVACGVCDSCRLRLAAFAELELVDPLNYSTRRICT from the coding sequence ATGAAAGCTGTTATTCTATTATCAGGCGGATTAGACTCTTCCACTGTTCTGTACCAAGCCATGGCTGATGGTTGTGAATGCTATGCCCTGTCCTTTAATTATCGGCAGCGTCACCAACGAGAGTTACTATCCGCATCTGCGATCACTACCCGTGTTGGAGTCGTACAACATCAAGTGGTCACGTTCGATTTAAGTCAGTGGGGCGGTTCAGCACTGACAGATAGCTCTATCGATTTACCCCAGAAGCGATCGCTCTTGGAAATGTCTCAAAACATACCAATTACCTACGTCCCAGCCCGCAATACCATCTTTCTCAGCTTTGCCCTTGCCTATGCCGAAACTATAGCCGCCGAACGAGTTTATATTGGCGTTAATGCTTTGGATTACTCTGGATATCCTGACTGTCGTCCCGACTATCTTCAGGCAATGCAGGAGGTGTTTTGTTTAGGAACAAAGCAAGGGCGATTGGGACATCCTATCAATATCGTTGCACCCTTGATTGAACTGAAAAAAACCGAAATTATCCAACTTGGCAATCAGTTAGGAGTTCCGTGGGAACTAACTTGGTCTTGCTACGCAGGAGGTGAGGTGGCTTGCGGAGTTTGCGATTCTTGTCGCCTGCGTCTCGCTGCTTTTGCAGAATTGGAGCTAGTTGACCCTTTGAATTACTCTACCCGCCGTATCTGTACTTGA
- a CDS encoding pseudouridine synthase: protein MPNSHRYIIFNKPYGVLCQFTQDTPDRSTLKDYIDIPDVYPVGRLDWDSEGLLLLTSHGQLQHRLSDPRFGHERTYWVQVERIPDAAALIQLEEGVVIQNYRTRRAKVRMLLAEPDLPERNPPIRFRKNVPTAWLEMTLTEGKNRQVRRMTAFIGFPTLRLVRVSINHLNLDGLQPGQWRDLTSDELKILLNSVVRSNKPHK from the coding sequence ATGCCCAATTCCCACCGATACATCATATTCAACAAACCCTACGGAGTCCTGTGCCAATTTACCCAAGACACGCCCGATCGCAGTACTCTAAAGGATTATATAGATATTCCCGACGTATATCCCGTGGGGCGTTTGGATTGGGATAGCGAGGGTTTATTGCTTTTAACCAGTCACGGGCAATTACAACACCGCCTTAGCGATCCTCGGTTTGGACACGAACGGACTTATTGGGTACAAGTGGAACGAATTCCTGATGCGGCGGCTTTGATTCAGCTTGAGGAGGGTGTGGTCATTCAAAACTACCGAACTCGTAGAGCTAAAGTCCGAATGTTGCTAGCAGAACCTGATTTACCAGAACGCAATCCACCTATTAGATTTCGTAAGAACGTGCCAACTGCTTGGTTGGAAATGACTTTGACGGAGGGCAAAAACCGCCAAGTCAGACGAATGACGGCGTTTATTGGCTTTCCAACATTACGGTTGGTTAGGGTGAGTATAAATCATCTAAATCTGGATGGGTTGCAACCCGGTCAGTGGAGGGATTTGACTTCAGATGAACTAAAAATTTTGTTAAACTCTGTGGTTAGATCTAACAAACCGCACAAGTAA